In the genome of Muntiacus reevesi chromosome 5, mMunRee1.1, whole genome shotgun sequence, one region contains:
- the TMEM258 gene encoding transmembrane protein 258 isoform X1, which yields MELEAMSRYTSPVNPAVFPHLTVVLLAIGMFFTAWFFVYEVTSTKYTRDIYKELLISLVASLFMGFGVLFLLLWVPTRQLH from the exons ATG GAACTTGAGGCCATGAGCAGATACACCAGCCCCGTGAACCCGGCTGTCTTTCCCCACCTGACCGTGGTGCTGCTGGCCATTGGCATGTTCTTCACCGCCTGGTTCTTCGT TTATGAGGTCACGTCCACCAAGTACACCCGGGACATCTACAAAGAGCTCCTCATCTCCCTGGTGGCTTCTCTCTTCATGGGCTTTGGAGTCCTCTTCCTGCTGCTCTGG GTTCCAACCAGGCAGCTTCACTGA
- the TMEM258 gene encoding transmembrane protein 258 isoform X2, with protein MELEAMSRYTSPVNPAVFPHLTVVLLAIGMFFTAWFFVYEVTSTKYTRDIYKELLISLVASLFMGFGVLFLLLWVGIYI; from the exons ATG GAACTTGAGGCCATGAGCAGATACACCAGCCCCGTGAACCCGGCTGTCTTTCCCCACCTGACCGTGGTGCTGCTGGCCATTGGCATGTTCTTCACCGCCTGGTTCTTCGT TTATGAGGTCACGTCCACCAAGTACACCCGGGACATCTACAAAGAGCTCCTCATCTCCCTGGTGGCTTCTCTCTTCATGGGCTTTGGAGTCCTCTTCCTGCTGCTCTGGGTCGGCATCTACATATGA
- the FEN1 gene encoding flap endonuclease 1, which translates to MVSGVAGSGAFGSPGWSSGKQWRRVVSGRRAGPSALAGLIAVREAGRGAWGLYYTSQEAVRRGSHVTRARALEGGEERGYQRLVLRRLRGRAGSRAEFCSGSPGSTPEASCPSCIAMGIQGLAKLIADVAPSAIRENDIKSYFGRKVAIDASMSIYQFLIAVRQGGDVLQNEEGETTSHLMGMFYRTIRMMENGIKPVYVFDGKPPQLKSGELAKRSERRAEAEKQLQQAQATGAEAEVEKFTKRLVKVTKQHNDECKHLLSLMGIPYLDAPSEAEASCAALVKAGKVYAAATEDMDCLTFGSPVLMRHLTASEAKKLPIQEFHLSRILQELGLTQEQFVDLCILLGSDYCESIRGIGPKRAVDLIQKHKSIEEIVRRLDPNKYPVPENWLHKEAQQLFLEPEVLDPESVELKWSEPNEEELVKFMCGEKQFSEERIRSGVRRLSKSRQGSTQGRLDDFFKVTGSLSSAKRKEPEPKGAAKKKAKTGAAGKFKRGK; encoded by the exons ATGGTTTCGGGTGTGGCGGGATCTGGGGCCTTCGGGAGCCCGGGGTGGAGTAGCGGCAAGCAGTGGAGAAGGGTAGTGTCAGGTCGCAGAGCAGGTCCGTCCGCCCTGGCGGGACTGATTGCTGTGAGAGAAGCTGGCCGAGGGGCCTGGGGCCTGTACTACACTTCCCAGGAGGCTGTGCGCCGCGGCAGTCACGTGACGCGAGCGCGGGCTTTGGAAGGCGGTGAAGAGAGAGGGTACCAGAGACTGGTGCTGAGGAGGCTTCGGGGCAGAGCCGGGAGTCGGGCTGAGTTCTGTTCTGGGTCACCCGGGAGCACCCCAGAGGCCAG CTGTCCCTCCTGTATTGCTATGGGAATTCAAGGACTGGCCAAACTGATCGCTGACGTGGCCCCCAGTGCCATCCGGGAGAATGACATCAAGAGCTACTTTGGCCGCAAGGTGGCCATCGATGCCTCCATGAGCATTTATCAGTTCCTGATAGCTGTTCGCCAAGGGGGGGACGTGCTGCAGAACGAGGAGGGGGAGACCACCAGCCACCTGATGGGCATGTTCTACCGCACCATCCGAATGATGGAGAACGGCATCAAGCCCGTGTACGTCTTCGATGGCAAGCCGCCGCAGCTCAAGTCTGGGGAGCTGGCCAAGCGCAGTGAGCGGCGGGCCGAGGCGGAGAAGCAGCTGCAGCAGGCTCAGGCCACTGGGGCTGAGGCGGAGGTGGAAAAGTTTACGAAGCGGCTGGTGAAGGTCACCAAGCAACACAACGACGAATGCAAGCATCTCCTGAGCCTCATGGGCATCCCGTACCTCGACGCGCCCAGCGAGGCGGAGGCTAGCTGTGCGGCCCTGGTGAAGGCCGGCAAAGTCTACGCTGCGGCCACAGAGGACATGGATTGCCTGACATTCGGCAGCCCCGTGCTCATGCGGCACCTGACTGCCAGCGAGGCCAAGAAGCTGCCCATCCAGGAGTTCCACCTGAGCCGGATCCTGCAGGAGCTGGGCCTCACCCAGGAGCAGTTCGTGGATCTGTGCATCCTGCTGGGCAGTGACTACTGTGAGAGCATCCGGGGCATCGGGCCCAAGCGGGCCGTGGACCTCATCCAGAAGCACAAGAGCATTGAGGAGATCGTGCGGCGGCTGGACCCCAACAAGTACCCCGTGCCGGAAAACTGGCTCCACAAGGAGGCCCAGCAGCTCTTCCTGGAGCCCGAGGTGCTGGACCCAGAGTCTGTGGAGCTCAAGTGGAGCGAGCCCAATGAAGAAGAGCTCGTCAAGTTCATGTGTGGGGAGAAGCAGTTCTCCGAGGAGCGAATCCGCAGTGGGGTCAGGCGGCTGAGCAAGAGCCGCCAGGGCAGCACCCAGGGCCGCCTGGATGATTTCTTTAAGGTGACCGGCTCCCTCTCTTCCGCCAAGCGCAAGGAGCCAGAGCCCAAGGGAGCCGCTAAGAAGAAGGCAAAGACTGGGGCAGCAGGGAAgttcaaaagaggaaaataa